A window from Engraulis encrasicolus isolate BLACKSEA-1 chromosome 11, IST_EnEncr_1.0, whole genome shotgun sequence encodes these proteins:
- the LOC134459013 gene encoding uncharacterized protein LOC134459013 — MSDRGNRGYIEDIFNRRGKKVGELWERHGETTAVCTDFSGSELSSCDEWDSLSESEDSDCCADSDDWSEDGTSCTKCTCWYQHQDKLNAAKMRRQEKEDDEKKKMKTEVKEEQEVKMEEEEVKIKKEEEEDGVKKEVEEKSLKKEEGEEHEVTREDEEEQKIKEEKIDKEVGEEDKVKREEEEHVMKREEEEEKKRKRGEEESEMKRKKSVRGKRGKKTR; from the exons ATGTCTGATAGAGGTAATAGAGGGTATATTGAGGATATTTTTAACCGACGAGGCAAAAAAGTTGGCGAACTATGGGAAAGGCATGGAGAAACCACTGCTGTGTGTACAGACTTCAGCGGTAGCGAGCTCTCCTCGTGCGACGAGTGGGATAGTCTATCGGAGTCGGAGGACTCGGACTGTTGTGCGGACTCGGACGACTGGAGCGAAGACGGTACAAGTTGCACCAAGTGCACGTGTTGGTATCAACACCAAGATAAGTTAAATGCAG CAAAGATGAGGAGGCAAGAAAAGGAAGATGACgagaagaagaaaatgaagacGGAAGTGAAGGAAGAACAGGAGGtgaagatggaagaggaggaggtgaagattaaaaaggaagaggaagaagacggTGTGAAgaaggaggtggaagagaagagcctaaagaaagaggagggggaagagcatGAGGTGacgagggaggatgaggaggagcaaAAGATTAAGGAGGAGAAGATCGATAAGGAAGTGGGGGAAGAAGACAAGgtgaagagggaagaggaagaacatgtgatgaagagagaggaagaggaggagaaaaagaggaagaggggagaggaagaaagcgagatgaagaggaagaaaagtGTAAGAGGGAAGCGCGGGAAGAAGACAAGATGA